Proteins found in one Tsukamurella paurometabola DSM 20162 genomic segment:
- a CDS encoding type II toxin-antitoxin system Phd/YefM family antitoxin, with protein MTTVPLGEAKDRLSALVDSAESTHDIITITRHGRAAAVLMSADDLESMQETIFWLSRPGTAAAIAEAEHDAAAGTASSGNDLRAEFGLTPR; from the coding sequence ATGACGACCGTGCCGCTCGGCGAAGCCAAGGACCGCCTGTCCGCGCTGGTCGACAGTGCGGAATCGACCCATGACATCATCACCATCACCCGACACGGCCGCGCGGCCGCGGTGCTGATGTCCGCCGATGATCTGGAGTCGATGCAGGAGACGATCTTCTGGCTCTCGCGCCCCGGCACAGCCGCCGCGATCGCCGAAGCCGAACACGACGCCGCTGCCGGCACCGCCAGCTCCGGAAACGACCTGCGGGCCGAGTTCGGCCTAACGCCGCGGTGA
- a CDS encoding histone-like nucleoid-structuring protein Lsr2 — protein sequence MARTVTVTLTDDIEPEYEADETVVFALDGVEYEIDLASVNADKLRAALGTYIEAGRRVGGRAKRGAKPGSRASIDREQSKAIRAWANANGYEVSSRGRIPQEIIDAYNSKA from the coding sequence ATGGCTCGCACAGTGACAGTAACTTTGACCGACGATATCGAACCCGAATACGAAGCCGACGAAACGGTAGTGTTCGCCCTCGATGGCGTGGAATACGAGATCGATCTCGCGTCGGTGAACGCGGACAAGCTCCGCGCAGCGCTAGGCACCTACATCGAAGCGGGCCGGCGGGTGGGTGGCCGCGCCAAACGAGGTGCTAAGCCGGGTTCGCGGGCATCGATCGATCGGGAGCAGAGTAAGGCGATCCGAGCGTGGGCCAACGCCAACGGGTACGAAGTCAGCTCCCGCGGGCGCATTCCGCAGGAGATCATCGACGCCTACAACAGCAAGGCGTAA
- the lanKC gene encoding class III lanthionine synthetase LanKC, with product MVLSRSIAPEDCCIDSRGYFFYELPLYLRGGRDGDVSANRFSIPCSDEWTSVLVNGWMNYVPPDARLPDQGWKIHVSTVPSQAAQVLARVADVCLRRGLPFKHLPDMAAVVRSNAKYADRGGSGKFITIYPRQEDVELESLLVELEDQLASFVGPYILSDIRWRDSPVFLRYGGFRSRTAVIDGESVAVIRDDESRDVPDHRVPYFMPPSRSKIPEFLRDIVDSRVGGVSLITGHDFPYEVISAMHFANSGGVYLARHRDAPDTNVVLKEGRPHVAVDPATGNDAADRLLVEYNALVALRSVPGIVDAQRTFQAGGHRFVQIDFVDGNTLYDWVARNFPYPTTASVDDYVCEALSIANQVSEAVREAHRRGYALVDVQPRNIFVDYDPELPNASLRVTLIDLELAHSIFNDTGSPPPARFIGTPGFVSGIDDEFSAQQRDGYAVVRSIVHMFHPVTPLSSVSDTLWDGQKKYIRDVFGTQSVEAIERIDAIFGSPLQRSVARARAAAVRSAWLPSCSNSKEVRADLVTGILRSRTASRDDCVYPGSPAMYGTALGLASVGHGAAGVMLMLNRQAPCVRQRRVFVAELDQFQALYQSSEDFSLLTGRTGMACALWELGAPRESVSALVSGCAGAARRSGRYGLADGAGGIAAAVASICQSGGDSSIASEIAELADTLTAGPAVERALNGSPGLFDGMAGLAVGLLLLSLCPGVDAAALRSSGRTLVDAAVDTLVEAPDGSLHVRSRGALYPYLGSGSAGVGVAVAVMHQLTGEPLTADHVHVLHRVRRACHVRSCLYPGLLKGMSGLLVAERMFTELLGPPRTAMNPLELLAPFLFHSPSGLLSSGDGGRRLAVDYAHGAAGLLPALADSSHLLDWLPVANPHRLLSPRTSQPITIN from the coding sequence GTGGTGCTGTCAAGATCCATTGCACCGGAGGACTGTTGTATTGACTCCCGCGGCTACTTCTTCTACGAACTTCCTCTGTACTTGCGCGGTGGCCGTGATGGGGACGTGAGCGCGAATCGGTTTTCGATTCCATGCAGTGATGAATGGACATCGGTGCTGGTCAACGGCTGGATGAACTATGTTCCGCCGGATGCTCGTCTTCCTGATCAGGGGTGGAAGATTCACGTCAGTACGGTTCCGAGTCAGGCTGCTCAGGTGCTTGCACGGGTGGCCGATGTCTGTCTTCGCCGCGGCTTACCTTTCAAGCACCTTCCTGACATGGCCGCAGTCGTCCGGAGCAACGCCAAGTACGCGGATCGTGGCGGATCAGGGAAATTTATTACCATATACCCTCGCCAAGAAGATGTGGAGCTTGAATCGCTGCTGGTCGAACTTGAGGATCAGTTGGCGAGCTTTGTGGGGCCATACATACTATCCGATATTCGCTGGCGCGATAGTCCTGTGTTTCTGCGATATGGGGGATTCCGTTCGCGAACGGCCGTTATTGATGGGGAGTCGGTGGCGGTTATCCGCGATGACGAGTCGCGCGATGTGCCCGATCATCGTGTCCCGTATTTCATGCCACCGTCGCGCTCTAAAATCCCTGAATTTTTGCGGGATATTGTGGATTCCCGCGTTGGTGGTGTCTCTCTGATTACAGGGCATGACTTTCCGTACGAAGTCATCTCGGCGATGCATTTCGCAAACTCCGGCGGCGTTTACTTGGCGAGACACAGGGACGCGCCGGATACCAATGTTGTGCTGAAGGAAGGTCGTCCGCACGTTGCGGTTGATCCGGCGACTGGCAATGATGCCGCAGATCGTCTACTGGTGGAGTACAATGCACTTGTCGCGCTTCGGTCTGTGCCCGGAATCGTCGATGCGCAAAGGACGTTTCAGGCAGGTGGGCATCGGTTTGTTCAGATCGACTTCGTTGACGGGAACACTCTCTACGACTGGGTGGCACGGAATTTTCCGTATCCTACGACTGCCTCTGTCGACGATTACGTGTGCGAGGCATTGAGTATCGCCAACCAAGTCAGTGAGGCGGTTCGCGAAGCCCACCGTAGGGGGTATGCGCTTGTAGATGTACAGCCGCGCAATATTTTCGTTGACTATGATCCTGAGCTACCGAACGCCTCCTTGCGTGTCACGCTCATAGATCTTGAGCTCGCACATTCGATTTTCAACGATACTGGGTCGCCGCCGCCAGCTCGATTTATCGGCACGCCGGGTTTCGTATCTGGGATCGACGACGAGTTCAGCGCGCAGCAACGGGACGGGTATGCCGTTGTCAGGTCGATCGTTCATATGTTCCACCCCGTGACTCCGCTATCCTCAGTAAGCGATACGCTTTGGGACGGGCAGAAGAAATACATTCGTGACGTATTCGGCACACAGAGCGTTGAGGCGATCGAACGTATTGACGCTATTTTCGGCTCGCCACTCCAGCGATCTGTTGCGCGTGCGCGGGCGGCGGCTGTGCGTTCGGCGTGGCTGCCGTCGTGCTCCAACTCTAAGGAGGTTCGCGCAGACCTTGTCACGGGCATTCTTCGATCCCGCACCGCGAGTCGAGACGATTGTGTCTACCCGGGGTCGCCGGCGATGTACGGCACCGCACTCGGACTTGCGTCTGTTGGACATGGCGCTGCCGGTGTGATGCTTATGCTCAACCGACAGGCTCCGTGCGTGCGGCAGCGTCGCGTGTTCGTAGCGGAGCTCGATCAGTTCCAGGCGCTGTACCAGTCTTCGGAAGATTTTTCATTGCTGACGGGCCGAACCGGAATGGCCTGCGCGCTGTGGGAGCTCGGCGCACCACGGGAGTCTGTGAGCGCGCTCGTATCGGGGTGCGCCGGCGCGGCCCGACGCTCCGGACGCTACGGGCTGGCCGACGGTGCGGGCGGAATAGCGGCCGCAGTGGCCTCGATCTGCCAGAGCGGCGGCGACAGTTCCATCGCGTCCGAAATCGCGGAACTAGCGGATACTCTGACTGCCGGCCCTGCTGTGGAGCGAGCATTGAATGGCTCCCCAGGGTTGTTCGATGGGATGGCCGGGCTGGCGGTGGGCCTGTTGTTGCTGTCTCTGTGCCCTGGGGTGGATGCGGCCGCGCTGCGCTCGTCCGGCCGGACGCTTGTCGATGCGGCGGTCGATACTCTGGTTGAGGCTCCGGACGGCTCGCTGCACGTGCGGTCGCGTGGTGCCCTGTATCCGTATCTGGGCAGCGGGTCGGCGGGGGTGGGTGTTGCTGTCGCTGTCATGCATCAGTTGACGGGCGAACCGTTGACCGCGGACCATGTGCATGTTCTGCATCGGGTTCGGCGAGCCTGTCACGTTCGGTCTTGCCTGTACCCAGGCCTGCTCAAAGGCATGTCCGGCTTACTCGTCGCAGAACGGATGTTCACCGAGCTACTGGGCCCGCCGCGAACAGCTATGAATCCGCTTGAATTGCTGGCACCTTTCCTGTTTCACAGCCCCAGCGGTCTTTTGTCCTCCGGCGACGGAGGACGGCGTCTGGCGGTGGACTACGCACACGGTGCTGCTGGTCTGCTGCCCGCGCTAGCTGACTCGTCGCATCTATTGGATTGGCTTCCTGTAGCGAATCCACATCGTCTGTTGTCGCCTAGAACAAGCCAACCGATCACCATCAACTAG
- a CDS encoding ABC transporter ATP-binding protein — protein sequence MEFGVPPKLEHIERWLLLKSVTYQVSPNVQSSGAAVLQICGLTYAAGHPSSTIVKDVNLTVRAGESVAVMGRSGSGKSSLLKLGGGLLQPTAGSVSVAGTRIDDLGEKGRALVRRGPVGFIFQGLNLIENLSVADNLDVAGRIRGRRYTSAEKTAALETVGLAAMGSRLVEDLSGGEAQRVAIARSLMSKPTIVFADEPTGALDSTNAANVTSLFKDVVAAGSAMVVATHDPIVAANTSRVVFLSDGRIVGELSSPSAEEIARRVIAL from the coding sequence GTGGAGTTCGGGGTGCCACCAAAGCTGGAGCACATCGAGCGCTGGCTGCTTCTGAAGTCCGTGACCTACCAAGTCTCCCCCAATGTGCAATCAAGTGGTGCTGCCGTATTGCAGATCTGCGGGTTGACCTACGCTGCCGGCCATCCGTCGTCAACGATCGTCAAGGACGTGAACCTTACTGTCAGGGCAGGGGAGTCAGTTGCGGTCATGGGCCGGTCTGGCTCCGGCAAGAGTTCGCTGCTCAAGCTTGGTGGTGGGCTCCTGCAGCCGACGGCGGGATCGGTTTCTGTGGCTGGCACCCGCATAGACGACCTAGGGGAGAAGGGGCGGGCACTGGTCCGCCGTGGACCCGTGGGTTTCATATTCCAGGGCTTGAACCTTATCGAGAATCTCAGTGTCGCCGACAATCTCGATGTTGCCGGGCGCATCCGCGGGCGGCGCTACACGTCCGCCGAGAAGACCGCTGCGCTAGAGACGGTAGGACTGGCGGCGATGGGGTCGCGTCTGGTCGAAGACCTTTCGGGCGGCGAGGCGCAGCGTGTCGCCATCGCCCGCTCCTTGATGAGCAAGCCCACGATAGTGTTCGCGGACGAGCCGACGGGTGCACTGGATTCGACGAACGCAGCGAATGTCACCTCACTGTTTAAGGACGTTGTTGCAGCCGGCAGTGCGATGGTTGTAGCTACCCACGATCCCATCGTTGCTGCGAACACCAGCCGGGTGGTCTTTCTCTCCGACGGCAGGATCGTTGGAGAGTTGTCCTCGCCCTCCGCGGAGGAGATCGCCCGGCGTGTTATCGCCCTGTAG
- a CDS encoding CPBP family intramembrane glutamic endopeptidase, with protein MTDDSTSPAGGNAADERPRRRPWWQLYEANSLVGLAFAGMLWVVAFSAYLMAPQDDYQVGQASAPAVIGFLILGLIVVALVVGITIMFGASVREVRRRLGFTRPRGRAGWRWAWILVAIGLGIVIRMELVPAIGDLWPSIKIQSDAQRAADDLRDLQLAAPAWMVWTHAAGEELIFRCPVVAAAVWAFGDGPLRWRQVPRVCVAVVAAVVAVTSVLFGLAHVEFSWYNVAAAGVMGLACAVVAVVTRSIWPAAALHAAYNTFSIASMTRLW; from the coding sequence GTGACCGACGACAGCACCAGTCCCGCGGGCGGTAACGCGGCAGACGAACGGCCACGGCGTCGGCCCTGGTGGCAGCTTTACGAGGCGAACAGCCTGGTCGGGCTTGCCTTCGCTGGCATGCTCTGGGTGGTCGCGTTTTCGGCGTACCTGATGGCTCCTCAGGACGACTACCAAGTCGGTCAGGCATCTGCCCCGGCGGTCATAGGGTTCCTCATCCTGGGCTTGATCGTGGTGGCCCTTGTCGTGGGCATCACGATCATGTTTGGCGCGTCCGTGCGCGAGGTGCGGCGGCGGCTCGGGTTCACGCGTCCGCGGGGCCGCGCGGGATGGCGCTGGGCATGGATCCTGGTCGCTATCGGCCTGGGGATCGTGATCCGCATGGAGCTCGTTCCCGCCATTGGAGATCTGTGGCCCAGCATCAAGATCCAGAGCGATGCGCAGAGGGCGGCCGATGATCTCCGAGATCTCCAGCTGGCCGCCCCGGCGTGGATGGTCTGGACTCACGCCGCGGGCGAGGAACTGATATTTCGATGCCCGGTCGTCGCCGCGGCTGTGTGGGCTTTCGGTGACGGGCCTCTGCGTTGGCGTCAGGTGCCGCGCGTGTGCGTCGCTGTGGTCGCCGCCGTGGTGGCGGTGACGTCTGTTCTGTTTGGGCTCGCACACGTCGAGTTCAGCTGGTACAACGTGGCCGCTGCCGGCGTGATGGGACTCGCCTGCGCAGTCGTCGCAGTCGTCACCCGGTCGATCTGGCCCGCGGCCGCCTTACACGCCGCATACAACACGTTCTCGATCGCTTCGATGACGCGGCTCTGGTGA
- a CDS encoding antitoxin: MSITALLATAKDKLQANPQLIDKAAAAVNDRTGGRFASQISTATTAANRWATRRPHPQQ, from the coding sequence ATGAGCATCACCGCACTCCTCGCTACCGCCAAAGACAAGCTCCAGGCCAACCCGCAGCTCATCGACAAAGCCGCCGCCGCAGTCAATGACCGCACCGGCGGCCGGTTCGCCAGCCAGATCAGCACCGCCACCACGGCCGCCAACCGGTGGGCCACCCGACGCCCACACCCTCAGCAGTAG
- a CDS encoding ABC transporter permease produces the protein MTIFLAASDTSSVPEAPDINRYAKDLVAADGLTSFAAVMAVVSLVSAAMVIHALVGSVANARRDALAVYRILGATPRRAGMIFLLECAVFTAIGAAVGAGIGTLLAPPTRVMLAYYDLAPQTIAVGPRTSAVALVFVLVTIAAMVGSRSGYRDVMTHADEKTQQRARRRRSIRPVPFALAVVFLAGAAALAALVPPTESAINSVPFGGALLGVIGAALLTPAVTYTFAAITTAISHGAMVPDRLSSYLRIGGRWSATGASRSARIAIPITLAITVVAVIFSLAQTGRSASEYDKLKSVAAESVLDTSAHPDRGWNVSATADPHSVGVRGDSRWTVPGQRPTVISLFRITHPENLATIFPGISPAAPLALITASEQDRSSLRVLSGDPNDTVGDTHRWVSPDRQEVTVRVVGKVSENRYLRYRYLVVDATFPDSPDTPGFVFYPTPADGPAVTTRQWVEDQIKENQRSQAAGITAIVAVPILLCAIALLGVVMNIRRELLPGRLTLQQIGLTRSDTAAVFAVIAATSIAGALITAAVPLILTIYSEQRIVHGIGYGIPIALPIAPVAATALSISLITLASMVIGWRAPKGRTHHTQIPMSVVAD, from the coding sequence GTGACCATCTTCTTGGCCGCGAGTGACACATCGTCGGTTCCCGAAGCCCCGGACATCAACAGGTACGCCAAGGATCTCGTCGCAGCGGACGGACTCACATCGTTCGCGGCTGTCATGGCGGTCGTGTCTTTGGTATCTGCGGCGATGGTGATTCACGCGTTGGTCGGGTCAGTGGCAAACGCGCGGCGCGATGCCCTGGCGGTGTACCGCATCCTCGGAGCGACCCCGCGGCGTGCAGGGATGATTTTTCTTCTCGAATGCGCAGTGTTCACCGCGATCGGCGCAGCGGTCGGCGCCGGCATTGGGACACTGCTCGCGCCGCCTACCCGCGTGATGCTGGCCTACTACGACCTCGCCCCGCAAACTATTGCCGTCGGGCCGAGGACCTCCGCTGTTGCGCTGGTCTTCGTGCTAGTGACGATTGCGGCCATGGTCGGTTCCCGGTCGGGGTACCGCGATGTGATGACGCACGCCGACGAGAAAACGCAGCAGCGGGCCCGGCGGCGTCGCAGCATACGGCCTGTGCCTTTCGCTTTGGCAGTAGTGTTTCTAGCAGGGGCAGCGGCGTTGGCGGCGCTTGTTCCGCCAACGGAAAGTGCGATCAACAGCGTCCCATTCGGGGGCGCCCTGCTCGGTGTGATCGGGGCGGCACTGCTGACGCCAGCTGTGACCTATACGTTCGCCGCGATCACAACCGCGATCTCCCATGGCGCGATGGTTCCCGACCGGCTCAGTAGCTACTTACGGATCGGTGGCCGTTGGTCGGCGACAGGAGCAAGCCGCTCGGCACGAATCGCCATCCCCATCACGCTCGCGATTACCGTGGTCGCAGTAATCTTTTCACTCGCTCAGACCGGTCGCAGCGCCAGCGAGTACGACAAGCTCAAATCTGTTGCAGCCGAGTCCGTGCTGGATACATCTGCACACCCGGACCGTGGCTGGAACGTCTCGGCCACCGCCGACCCCCACAGTGTCGGCGTGCGCGGAGACTCGCGCTGGACCGTGCCAGGACAGCGGCCGACCGTCATATCACTGTTTCGCATCACGCACCCCGAGAACCTGGCCACGATCTTCCCCGGCATCAGCCCTGCCGCTCCGCTAGCACTGATAACCGCAAGCGAGCAAGACCGAAGCTCCCTTCGCGTGCTATCAGGAGACCCCAACGACACTGTCGGCGACACACACCGTTGGGTCTCACCCGACAGGCAGGAAGTAACAGTTCGCGTAGTCGGCAAGGTCTCGGAAAACCGGTACCTCCGCTACCGGTACCTCGTTGTTGACGCCACCTTTCCTGATTCGCCCGACACTCCCGGTTTCGTCTTCTACCCCACCCCTGCTGATGGCCCGGCAGTAACTACTCGGCAATGGGTCGAGGACCAAATCAAGGAGAACCAGCGCAGCCAAGCAGCGGGCATCACCGCTATAGTTGCCGTACCGATATTACTGTGCGCGATCGCGCTTCTCGGTGTGGTCATGAATATTCGCCGAGAACTGCTACCAGGTCGCCTCACATTACAGCAGATCGGGCTCACCCGGTCCGACACAGCGGCCGTGTTCGCTGTCATCGCTGCGACTTCAATTGCAGGCGCGCTGATCACCGCCGCCGTCCCACTGATCCTGACCATCTACTCCGAACAGCGGATAGTGCACGGTATCGGATACGGCATACCGATAGCACTGCCCATCGCTCCAGTGGCGGCAACGGCACTTTCTATCTCACTAATAACGCTGGCAAGCATGGTAATCGGGTGGCGAGCACCCAAGGGGCGCACTCATCACACGCAAATCCCGATGTCTGTAGTCGCTGACTAA
- a CDS encoding type II toxin-antitoxin system Phd/YefM family antitoxin, translating to MDMLTVTQAKADLSGLVKSAERGSTTTITVNGRPAARIVPADAPAPADAGGPWTLVTSNASNYLPWPLTPAGFVDKHRGGSPEDAQRSLIEEGKVAGGFETLLKAWARSDDRGREFAAQWLNLNTGASIIAVPSGDYWRGSGSYRYFFTLGEGRQILELEEWSAGLLTWHDSSAAFHAAYAQAVELGNRRLSA from the coding sequence ATGGACATGCTCACAGTCACACAAGCCAAGGCCGACCTATCCGGTTTGGTGAAGTCGGCCGAACGGGGCTCGACGACGACCATCACCGTCAACGGCAGGCCCGCTGCCCGGATTGTCCCTGCTGACGCGCCTGCACCGGCGGACGCAGGCGGGCCTTGGACGCTCGTCACCAGCAACGCCTCGAACTACCTGCCATGGCCCCTCACGCCCGCAGGTTTCGTCGACAAGCATCGCGGCGGGAGCCCGGAAGATGCGCAGCGCAGCTTGATCGAGGAAGGCAAGGTCGCCGGCGGTTTCGAGACACTCCTCAAGGCGTGGGCCCGCTCTGATGATCGTGGCCGCGAGTTCGCGGCACAGTGGCTCAACCTCAATACAGGCGCCTCGATTATTGCGGTTCCGTCGGGCGACTACTGGCGCGGATCTGGTTCGTACAGGTACTTCTTCACTCTCGGAGAGGGGAGGCAGATCCTCGAGCTCGAGGAATGGTCGGCTGGCCTGCTCACCTGGCATGACAGCAGCGCCGCTTTCCACGCCGCCTACGCCCAGGCCGTCGAACTCGGCAATCGCCGACTGTCGGCGTAG
- a CDS encoding type II toxin-antitoxin system RelE family toxin: protein MTEDQSASAHLYEIAAGPAARRALRRLPTKVAAAIVEFITGPLADNPHRLSKPLRNEYDGYRSARRGDYRVLLRVDNSTRRVLIIDIDHRAHIYRPR from the coding sequence GTGACCGAGGACCAATCGGCTAGCGCGCATCTCTATGAGATAGCTGCCGGCCCGGCAGCCCGTCGCGCCCTACGCCGACTACCGACCAAGGTCGCCGCAGCGATCGTAGAGTTCATCACCGGCCCACTCGCGGACAATCCGCACCGGCTCAGCAAACCGCTGCGCAACGAATACGACGGCTACCGCAGCGCCCGCCGCGGCGACTACCGCGTCCTGCTACGCGTCGATAACAGCACTCGAAGGGTGCTCATCATCGACATCGATCACCGTGCACACATCTACCGACCTCGGTAG
- a CDS encoding DUF6968 family protein — translation MPELVNDISEQGAPQGSSPIAEKSIETSGGVATLRIWAPVLDSATWSCRFTISRPGEETIAATARGRDSFEALMFAAADGSAGIKSVDGDVPGSTGLLVTRKSANGDLVSSFVHRAS, via the coding sequence GTGCCTGAGCTAGTGAACGACATATCTGAGCAGGGGGCTCCTCAGGGGAGTAGTCCGATTGCCGAGAAGTCGATTGAGACCTCTGGCGGTGTTGCCACTCTGAGGATTTGGGCTCCAGTGCTGGACTCAGCGACGTGGTCCTGCCGTTTCACGATAAGCAGGCCAGGCGAAGAAACCATCGCCGCGACCGCTCGTGGACGAGACTCGTTCGAAGCACTGATGTTTGCAGCCGCGGACGGTTCTGCCGGGATCAAGTCGGTCGACGGCGATGTGCCCGGATCGACGGGCTTGTTGGTGACACGTAAGTCAGCCAACGGCGATCTTGTCTCTTCGTTTGTCCACCGCGCTTCGTAG